Sequence from the Candidatus Margulisiibacteriota bacterium genome:
CGGGTTCTATCCGGAAAATGTTTGCCATAAATTTAAACAGTCAGTGGAGCGAATCGCTAGCATCCTGTGTGAATCTGGGGTATGACGACGCTGACATGATCTGGAAAACAGAATATAACAATTCTTCATACGGGGTAGCTCTCAATAATAAACCGTTGAACCTCAATGCCGATTTCATATTTAAAGGTAATACCCGGAATATTATTTCTACTGGTCTGGAATTGCGCAAAGAACTTTTTGTTTATCAGGAAGAAAATAAAAACAGGATACCTTACATAGAGTATCCCGGCTCCATGCCCTTGACCGATTCAGGAAATTACACGGCAGGCTATCAAACTTATGCTTTATATCTGCAGGATGATTTGTATATAGTGCCGGACAGGGTGAAGCTGAATATCGGTACACGTTACAGCTGGGTAAATGACAGCAACTTAAGCAACTCCAAACTGTTTCAGCCCTGTCTTTCCCTGAGAATGCTTGATAACGGAGGTACGCTTACATTTTTTATGTCCTATGAACATCACGGTGCTTTTGATATCCCTGTATATCAAGGTTCGTTGCAGAATACTTATCCGGAAAGATTGACTCAGTATACTATCGGTATGGAACAGCAGGTAAGCCGCGACGTCACCTGGAAAGCAGAAACATTTTATAAGAAATATGATTCCCTGATTTTTCCAATACGAAACTCCTATACCGGTGAAATAACCGGTTATGATAATACCAGAACAGGAAAAGCCGTAGGTCTGGAATTTTATCTGGAAAGAAAAGAACACAAGGACTGGGCAGGGTGGATAAGCTACACTTATGCCATTGCTCAGTATAAAGATCCGGATACGGACTGGTATTACGCAGACCAGGATCAACTGCAGACTTTAAACCTTGTGGGGTATTGCCGTTTAAATAAAGACTGGAATTTTGTGCTGAACTGGACTATTTCCACTGGCAAGCCCTACACTAATATTACAGGAGCAACTTATGACACTACCCGCAATGTTTATGTACCGATTACAGGACCTACGAATGTCGAACGGTTGCCTGGTTATAATAATCTGTCGATAACACTGGAAAATTCACACTTATTCTGGCCGTTTGACGGCTTCACAGGGAGCTATTATATAGGTATAGTTAATCTGTTTAATCAGAATAATATTTATGGTTATTCATGGAACGATAGTTTTACTCAGAGAACAGAAATAAGAATGTTACCGCTTTTGCCTGTATTCGGTTTAAAAATTCAACTTTAAAGATATTTTTTAGCTGTTTCGGTTATCAGATGATAAATGCGGTCATGACGGAGTTGATGTAAAATTTCCTGAAATTCGTGTGCATGCAAAGGTTTTTTTATACTATAAATCAGATGACTTTTTACGACACCCAGAACTTCTTTCAGTTTGGTCTTACTGTTCAGACTATGCAGCGCGATAAGCAGAGTGTGACTGGACAACTTTTTTTCTTTGGAAAACTTGTCCAGTAATATTAATTGGGATTTGCTGCTGTCATCCAGGTCTACAAGCACACATTTTAAGCTGTGCGACTCTTTTTCCTGATTTAAAACTCTGGTCATTGCCTGCTCTTCAAAAGGGATGCTTAGCAGATCATATCTGTTTTGCTGGCTTAGAAGTTTGCTGATCTCCAGAGCCGAAGCATCAGAGAGGCCAAGGAGTAAGATTGTTTTTTTGATCATCTTATTCTCACTTTTATATTATTATTGTTCCCTTTATGTATATAATTTAAACATTTTTATTATATAGGAGGATCTGCAGTTGATAAAAGAGGTGTAGTAAAAAAAAATAGTCACACTTCGTCAGGCTCAGTGTGACTATTTTTTTTGTCATGCTGAGCCTGACGAATCGTGAGCGGATCAGTTAATTTCTGACAGTTTCTGCAAGAACTCCAAATGTGTGTGTCGGTCTTTTTCAGCTTTGCTGTAAAGTTCTTCAGCATGTTCCGGATTTAGAGTTTTCAAAGATTTGTATCGGGTTTCAGACAATAAAAATTCTTTAAAATCTGCTGACACAGGCCTGGAGTCCCATTTGAATTTTTTGTCAGGTGCAATAGGGTTATATCTGTAAAGCGGCCAATAACCTGAAGCTACGGCTTTACTGGCGTGTTCCATAGAATAACGCAGATTATACCCGTGATTAATACAGGGTGAATAAGCGATCACTATTGACGGCCCTTTGTAAGCTTCCGCTTCCAGCATGGCATTCAGAACCTGCTGTTTATTGGCTCCCATACTTACAGAAGCAACATATACATAACCATAAGACATAGCTATGAGTCCAAGGTCTTTTTTGGCAATTTTTTTACCGCTGGCCGCAAATTTTGCCACAGCACCTATAGGAGTGGATTTGGATGCCTGACCGCCTGTATTGGAATAAACTTCCGTATCCAGCACCAGAATATTTACATTTTCACCGGAGGCCAGCACATGGTCAAGACCTCCGTAACCGATATCATAGGCCCAACCGTCGCCGCCGATAATCCAGACAGACTTGTCAATCAGATAATCGCGGGATTCTCTGGCAATACTCAGTTGTTTCAGAAGATTGCCAGATGCTTTGTTGTATTCTTTTTCTATAATTTCAACCAGTTTGTCAGCTGCTTCTTCAGCAGGTTTGTCGGTTTTGTCTTTTATTTCTATCATTGTTTTGGCTGCTGTTTTTAATTCAGCGGAAGCATCGGCTTCCAGAATGTTTTCCAGCGCCTGATATAAAGTATCGCGAGTCTGATTTACAGATAAACGAAAACCCAAACCGAATTCGGCATTGTCTTCAAACAGGGAATTAGCCCAGGCAGGCCCTTCGCCCTGTTCATTTTTACAATAAGGAATAAACGGAGCAGTTCCTGCGTATATGGAAGAACAACCTGTAGCGTTTGCCACCAGCATGCGTTTGCCATAAAGCTGGGTTACAAGTTTAAGATATGGAGTTTCGCCGCAGCCGCCGCAGGCTCCTGGGAATTCAAACAAAGGCTGTTTAAATTGGGACCATTTCAGTGTTCCTTCTTTAGCGCCTTCGGTAAGTTCTTCGGGAAGCTTTCTGAAAAATTTCCAGTTTTCAGCTTCTCCGGCAGCCAACTCCTGTTCTATGGGTTTCATAACCAGGGCTTTTTCTTTAGCCGGGCATGTTTCCACGCAGCTGCCGCAGCCAGTACAGTCTTCGATAGAAATTTGTATCTTGTATTCAAGGTTTTTGTCATTTTTGGTATTAGACTTGATAGTTTCAAAAGTCTTCGGTTTATCGGCCAGATTTTTTGGTTCGATTTGTTTGGAACGGATTACAGCATGCGGGCAGACAAAAGAACACTGGTTACATTGAATACAATTTTCCTTGAGCCAGTGAGGTACATCGGAAGCAATGCGCCTTTTTTCAAATTGTGTCATGGCAGTAGGGTACACACCGTCTATAGACATTTTTGACACGGGCAAATTGTCACCCTGCAAAGTGGCAATAGGCTTCATTACCTCGCGGATAAAAGGATCGTCATAATCCATATATTCATAACGGGGAGCATTTTTGCTGACTTCTTTGGGAACGTCTATTTCAACAAGCGCTTCAACGGTTTTGTCTACCGCGTTCCAGTTCATTTGCACAATATCGGCGCCTTTTTTGCCATATTCTTTTTCAATGGCTTTTTTAATAAGTTCGATAGCTTTATTTTCCTCAAGTATTTTTGATATTTTAAAAAAAGCGGTTTGCATGACCATATTTATTCTGCCGCCTAATCCCACTGATTTGGCTATTTCTAATGCGTTAATATTAAAAAACTTGATTTTACGGCTGATAATGGTTTCCTGCATGTCGGCCGGAAGTTTTGAGAAAACTTCTTCACGGCTGTAATTGCTGTTCAGTAGAAACGTACCACCTTCTCTAATACTGCTGATCATATCGTATTTGCCTATATAGGACTGGTTATGACAGGCCACAAAATCAGGAGATGTGATCAGATAGGTCGATTGAATGGGTTTAGGCCCGAAACGCAGATGAGATATGGTTATTCCGCCTGATTTTTTGGAGTCATAAACGAAATATCCCTGGGCGTAAAGGTCAGTATTGTTTCCGATAATTTTTATGGAGTTTTTGTTCGCGCCTACTGTTCCGTCCGCGCCAAGTCCCCAGAAAGTGCATTGAATTGTACCGTCCGGTACGCAGTCTATACATTCGGGAAAAACATCCAGCGACAGATTGCTTACATCGTCCTTGATACCTACAGTAAACTCTACTTGCGGTTTGGCTGCGTTCAGGTTTTCATAAACAGCTTTTACCATCAAAGGATTAAATTCTTTTGAGCCCAGACCATATCTGCCGTGAGTTAAAATCGGCGACACAGCGAATTTGGCCCTACCAGCGGTTTCAGCCAGCGCTGTCATTACATCCTCATATAATGGTTCACCAATGCTGCCGGGTTCTTTGGTCCTGTCCAGAACGGCGATTTTTTTCACGCTCACGGGCAGAGCATCGATAAATTGTTTAACAGGGAAAGGCCTATATAGCCTGATTTTCACCAGACCTAATTTTTGACCTGATTTATTGGCGTGGTTAATATATTCTTCAATAGTTTCGCAACCTGAACCGATGGCTATAAGCACTCTGTCAGCATCAGCGGCTCCTACGTATTCCACAATTTTATATTTTCTATTAATAACTTTGCCTACTTTATCCATTACATCCTGAACTATTTGCGGAGTAACGGTATAAGAATTATTTACGGTTTCACGTCCCTGGAAATAAATATCAGGGTTCTGGGCAGTACCTCTGAGGTTGGGGTGCTTGGAGTTTACTGCTCTTTCCTTGAATTTTAATATGGCTTTTTTGTCGACCAGCGATTCAATGGTTTCATAAGAAATCATTTCAATTTTTTGTACTTCGGAAGATGTACGAAACCCATCAAAAAAGTGCAGAAAGGGTACGCTGCAATCTAATGTGGCCAGATGGGACACCAGTGCCATGTCCATAGCTTCCTGCACAGAGTTGGACGCGAGCATGGCAAAA
This genomic interval carries:
- the nifJ gene encoding pyruvate:ferredoxin (flavodoxin) oxidoreductase, translated to MEEKKFETIDGNMAVAHVAYALSEVAAIYPITPSSTMGENCDEMARQKRKNIFGQILKIVEMQSEGGAAGAVHGSLTAGSLTTTFTASQGLLLMIPNMYKIAGELLPTVFHVSARSLACQALSIFGDHSDVMAVRQTGFAMLASNSVQEAMDMALVSHLATLDCSVPFLHFFDGFRTSSEVQKIEMISYETIESLVDKKAILKFKERAVNSKHPNLRGTAQNPDIYFQGRETVNNSYTVTPQIVQDVMDKVGKVINRKYKIVEYVGAADADRVLIAIGSGCETIEEYINHANKSGQKLGLVKIRLYRPFPVKQFIDALPVSVKKIAVLDRTKEPGSIGEPLYEDVMTALAETAGRAKFAVSPILTHGRYGLGSKEFNPLMVKAVYENLNAAKPQVEFTVGIKDDVSNLSLDVFPECIDCVPDGTIQCTFWGLGADGTVGANKNSIKIIGNNTDLYAQGYFVYDSKKSGGITISHLRFGPKPIQSTYLITSPDFVACHNQSYIGKYDMISSIREGGTFLLNSNYSREEVFSKLPADMQETIISRKIKFFNINALEIAKSVGLGGRINMVMQTAFFKISKILEENKAIELIKKAIEKEYGKKGADIVQMNWNAVDKTVEALVEIDVPKEVSKNAPRYEYMDYDDPFIREVMKPIATLQGDNLPVSKMSIDGVYPTAMTQFEKRRIASDVPHWLKENCIQCNQCSFVCPHAVIRSKQIEPKNLADKPKTFETIKSNTKNDKNLEYKIQISIEDCTGCGSCVETCPAKEKALVMKPIEQELAAGEAENWKFFRKLPEELTEGAKEGTLKWSQFKQPLFEFPGACGGCGETPYLKLVTQLYGKRMLVANATGCSSIYAGTAPFIPYCKNEQGEGPAWANSLFEDNAEFGLGFRLSVNQTRDTLYQALENILEADASAELKTAAKTMIEIKDKTDKPAEEAADKLVEIIEKEYNKASGNLLKQLSIARESRDYLIDKSVWIIGGDGWAYDIGYGGLDHVLASGENVNILVLDTEVYSNTGGQASKSTPIGAVAKFAASGKKIAKKDLGLIAMSYGYVYVASVSMGANKQQVLNAMLEAEAYKGPSIVIAYSPCINHGYNLRYSMEHASKAVASGYWPLYRYNPIAPDKKFKWDSRPVSADFKEFLLSETRYKSLKTLNPEHAEELYSKAEKDRHTHLEFLQKLSEIN
- a CDS encoding TonB-dependent receptor plug domain-containing protein, with the translated sequence MIRSRGTIFLVLLLVLPVFAAQNEISGSVNTPAALRHLVRDILLDNMDIKSQLTTNNADFLDQSQLQNNQITLGKDQYEKYAKAGIFSDVTYLHKKLPGVVSAGDYDSRLYIRGGQSGETATYLDGQLIFMPYIWDGRASLVNPQLINSVTFYTSTFPMKYSGLLSGVLDIKQRTGNKEKYGMELDLNLTEVKFLLEGPIIRNEHSLLYSLRKSYYDYIFKAPNTVYPHLEEYGQKYSFSLGKRHELQLNMNYYSDLMEINDLNINQGIKGKHSSGSIRKMFAINLNSQWSESLASCVNLGYDDADMIWKTEYNNSSYGVALNNKPLNLNADFIFKGNTRNIISTGLELRKELFVYQEENKNRIPYIEYPGSMPLTDSGNYTAGYQTYALYLQDDLYIVPDRVKLNIGTRYSWVNDSNLSNSKLFQPCLSLRMLDNGGTLTFFMSYEHHGAFDIPVYQGSLQNTYPERLTQYTIGMEQQVSRDVTWKAETFYKKYDSLIFPIRNSYTGEITGYDNTRTGKAVGLEFYLERKEHKDWAGWISYTYAIAQYKDPDTDWYYADQDQLQTLNLVGYCRLNKDWNFVLNWTISTGKPYTNITGATYDTTRNVYVPITGPTNVERLPGYNNLSITLENSHLFWPFDGFTGSYYIGIVNLFNQNNIYGYSWNDSFTQRTEIRMLPLLPVFGLKIQL